One window from the genome of Leptospira johnsonii encodes:
- a CDS encoding AMP-dependent synthetase/ligase codes for MYKNLADMYLKASESFGDRPAFWSKDENKEYQSTSFKQLVDLGLSLSEALIDLGVKAREHIGVLADNRLEWIIVDAGVLLSGCANVPRGTDVTDSEMEYILTHSEASVVFLENDKMYEKFVKNKSKLKGVETVIIMDKDSKTKAKGVLHLYDLIETGKELRAKGGHKTEKRIEGIKPDDLFTLIYTSGTTGMPKGVMLMHSNMVHQMEYVVPLILKKSLLRDDDSMLSILPVWHIFERVVEYSAISLGISTFYTKVADLRNDLAKARPSFMASAPRVWESIYTGIYNKINDPKQTPPVRKFLFNTAYLFSKNFNAGVRFLTGKEVDYENRNIFKSLALAIKAIAQVIVFGPFTVSLISAVGYSYIKMYKPELAFLAPVLLTIAILGLIFNFKTLDTIVLSKIRQATGGRLRGTLSGGGALQRHVDNFFNDIGLLVLEGYGMTESAPVISVRHYDHPIIGSVGYIVPKTELQLRDDHGNVLTHINDQRQILAGKLGVKGIVHIKGPQVMKGYYKNPETTKKTIVDGWLNTGDIGFINFKHTLTLTGRAKETVVLLGGENVEPVPIENRMDESPYIKQSMVFGQDQKVLGAIIVPDLEVLQPWLAQNGIQAKDIKDLIDNSKVIDFYKKEIREYNSTKHGFKSFELIQHVVIAQKPFEIGDELTNLLKMKRHVITEKYQKRIDKVYK; via the coding sequence ATGTACAAGAATTTAGCAGACATGTACCTCAAGGCTTCCGAGTCTTTTGGGGACAGACCGGCGTTTTGGTCGAAGGATGAAAATAAAGAATATCAATCGACTAGCTTTAAACAATTAGTAGATCTTGGTCTCTCTTTGTCCGAAGCGTTAATTGATCTAGGTGTGAAGGCCCGCGAGCATATCGGAGTGTTGGCGGATAACCGTTTGGAATGGATCATCGTGGATGCGGGAGTTCTACTCTCCGGTTGTGCAAACGTTCCTAGAGGAACTGATGTAACCGATTCCGAGATGGAATATATCTTAACTCACTCCGAAGCTTCCGTAGTATTCTTAGAGAATGATAAGATGTACGAGAAGTTCGTTAAGAACAAATCCAAATTGAAAGGCGTGGAAACCGTCATCATCATGGATAAGGATAGCAAAACGAAAGCGAAGGGAGTTTTGCATCTTTATGATCTGATTGAAACTGGAAAAGAACTAAGAGCGAAAGGCGGACACAAGACCGAAAAAAGGATCGAAGGTATTAAACCAGATGATCTATTCACTCTGATCTATACTTCCGGAACAACAGGAATGCCAAAAGGTGTGATGCTCATGCATTCTAACATGGTTCACCAGATGGAATATGTTGTTCCTTTGATCTTGAAAAAATCCCTGCTTCGAGACGACGACAGTATGTTGTCTATTCTACCTGTATGGCATATCTTCGAACGAGTGGTAGAATACTCAGCGATCTCTCTAGGAATTTCCACTTTCTATACTAAGGTTGCAGACCTAAGAAACGACCTGGCAAAAGCCAGACCTTCTTTCATGGCTTCCGCTCCAAGGGTTTGGGAAAGTATCTACACAGGGATCTACAACAAGATCAACGATCCTAAGCAGACTCCTCCGGTCCGTAAGTTTTTGTTCAACACCGCGTATCTGTTCTCTAAGAACTTTAACGCAGGGGTTCGTTTCTTAACTGGAAAAGAAGTGGATTACGAGAACCGTAATATCTTTAAATCTTTGGCTTTAGCGATCAAAGCGATTGCTCAGGTGATCGTGTTTGGACCATTCACAGTTTCTTTGATCAGTGCAGTGGGATATTCTTATATCAAGATGTACAAGCCTGAGTTGGCATTTTTAGCGCCAGTTCTACTTACTATCGCGATTTTGGGACTTATCTTTAACTTCAAGACCTTGGATACTATCGTTCTTTCCAAGATCCGCCAAGCAACAGGTGGACGTCTGAGAGGAACCTTATCCGGAGGTGGCGCGTTACAACGTCACGTGGATAATTTCTTCAACGATATCGGGCTTTTAGTATTAGAAGGTTACGGAATGACTGAAAGTGCGCCTGTGATCTCGGTGCGTCACTATGATCATCCGATCATCGGTTCCGTAGGATATATCGTTCCTAAAACTGAACTTCAATTGAGAGACGATCACGGAAACGTGCTAACTCATATCAATGACCAAAGACAAATTCTTGCAGGTAAGTTGGGAGTAAAAGGTATCGTTCATATCAAAGGGCCTCAAGTGATGAAAGGATATTACAAAAATCCTGAAACCACTAAGAAGACCATTGTGGACGGGTGGTTGAACACCGGAGATATCGGGTTCATCAACTTCAAACATACTCTAACCCTTACAGGAAGAGCGAAAGAAACCGTTGTATTGTTAGGTGGAGAAAACGTAGAGCCGGTTCCGATAGAAAACCGTATGGACGAATCTCCTTATATCAAACAATCCATGGTATTCGGTCAGGACCAAAAAGTTCTGGGAGCGATTATCGTTCCTGATCTAGAAGTTCTACAACCTTGGTTGGCTCAGAACGGTATCCAAGCTAAAGATATCAAGGATCTGATCGACAATTCTAAGGTTATCGATTTCTACAAAAAAGAAATCAGAGAATACAATAGCACTAAGCATGGATTCAAATCTTTCGAATTGATCCAACACGTAGTGATCGCTCAAAAACCTTTTGAGATAGGCGACGAATTGACTAACCTACTTAAAATGAAAAGACACGTTATCACTGAGAAATACCAAAAGAGAATCGATAAAGTTTATAAATAA
- a CDS encoding MBL fold metallo-hydrolase, with amino-acid sequence MKIFVLLVSALLFYCGTSSSPKIKNPIPEISGSVPPTELQNGLYAILLGKSFYPNRLTNSDKQEGESEIAFLFYLIKSEKRYILIDSGTSSRSIPEITVHNWISPEKILGSAGIKPGMIGEIILTHFHSDHSGGMGLFPNAKIYVTPEDWDSLKKTNRSVNSKLVAKERSGKIQFINSSLEVFQNFRILLTRGHTQGSIAVEWLVSPGKNFLITGDECYWVEFCKQGQGLPSEGTFSLFNNKEFLDYVSVLSSSGTKILTMHDPAVLSLGEEVFPRIYKLY; translated from the coding sequence TTGAAAATTTTCGTTCTACTGGTCTCGGCTTTATTATTCTATTGCGGAACTTCTTCTTCTCCAAAAATCAAAAATCCAATTCCCGAAATTTCCGGTTCTGTGCCTCCTACTGAATTGCAGAACGGATTGTATGCGATCCTGCTTGGAAAATCATTCTACCCGAATCGACTCACAAATTCGGACAAACAAGAAGGCGAGTCTGAGATCGCATTCTTATTCTATCTAATAAAATCAGAAAAACGTTATATTTTGATCGATAGCGGAACTTCTTCCAGATCTATCCCGGAGATTACTGTCCATAATTGGATCTCTCCGGAAAAAATTTTAGGATCTGCAGGGATCAAACCTGGAATGATCGGAGAGATCATTCTTACACATTTTCATTCGGATCATTCAGGAGGGATGGGTCTTTTTCCAAATGCAAAAATTTATGTTACTCCAGAGGACTGGGATTCCCTTAAGAAAACGAATCGATCCGTAAACTCTAAACTTGTCGCCAAAGAGAGATCAGGAAAAATCCAATTTATAAATTCCAGTTTAGAAGTTTTTCAAAATTTCAGGATCTTATTAACAAGAGGACATACCCAAGGTTCAATTGCAGTGGAATGGCTGGTTTCTCCTGGAAAAAATTTCCTGATCACAGGAGACGAATGTTATTGGGTAGAATTTTGCAAGCAGGGTCAGGGACTTCCTTCGGAGGGGACCTTCTCCCTTTTCAATAATAAAGAATTTTTAGATTATGTGTCCGTTCTATCTTCGAGCGGGACAAAAATTTTGACCATGCATGACCCAGCCGTTCTATCTTTGGGAGAAGAAGTTTTTCCGAGGATCTATAAGTTATATTAA
- a CDS encoding alpha/beta hydrolase, with product MKRILLWSIPAILLLIPIFMSFGIWSASNQLLFPVWRDNQNFSVCNPETEKHWGRSCGNLRKSNEFQFEELKIPSVNGFDLPTWKIGTFENGKGKSRGAVFLVHGGGSDRREMTKHIHFFLKRGLDVFSFDFGCHGESECLIPGLSYGYRESRDVGSMYHYLSERYDTIYALGSSVGASSILISLPEMPKLSAVIAENPMYNFERLILESPAAPKDIPAWFSYLLIRLTALRGKFETTPSPASSLTNAKSVPILFIHSKEDQVVPFQQSQDLANIYKGPKEVWLLEKGEHGSARDINPSEYERRVAGFLDSLK from the coding sequence ATGAAACGTATCTTATTATGGTCCATCCCAGCCATTCTTCTATTGATCCCTATATTTATGAGCTTCGGGATTTGGTCCGCAAGCAATCAGTTATTATTTCCCGTCTGGAGAGATAACCAAAACTTCTCCGTATGCAACCCTGAAACCGAAAAACATTGGGGAAGATCCTGCGGAAATTTGAGAAAGTCCAATGAGTTCCAATTCGAAGAACTCAAGATACCTTCCGTTAATGGATTTGATCTTCCCACTTGGAAAATCGGGACTTTCGAAAATGGAAAAGGTAAATCGAGAGGCGCGGTCTTTTTAGTGCACGGAGGGGGAAGTGATAGAAGGGAGATGACAAAACATATTCACTTCTTCCTTAAAAGAGGATTGGATGTTTTCAGTTTTGATTTCGGTTGTCATGGAGAATCTGAATGTTTAATCCCGGGACTGAGTTACGGCTATAGAGAATCCAGGGATGTGGGATCTATGTATCATTATCTTTCAGAAAGATACGATACTATCTACGCGTTAGGAAGTTCCGTGGGTGCTTCTTCGATTCTGATATCTTTGCCGGAGATGCCTAAACTTTCCGCAGTGATTGCGGAAAATCCAATGTATAATTTTGAAAGATTGATCTTAGAATCTCCAGCTGCGCCAAAAGATATTCCGGCTTGGTTTTCTTATCTTTTGATCCGACTTACAGCGCTCAGAGGAAAATTTGAAACCACTCCGAGTCCTGCGAGTTCTTTAACAAATGCCAAGTCTGTACCTATCTTATTCATTCATAGTAAGGAAGATCAGGTAGTTCCTTTCCAACAAAGCCAAGACTTAGCGAATATTTACAAGGGTCCAAAAGAAGTTTGGCTTCTGGAAAAAGGAGAACATGGCTCTGCTCGAGATATAAATCCGAGCGAGTATGAAAGAAGGGTCGCTGGATTTTTGGATAGTTTGAAGTAA
- a CDS encoding patatin-like phospholipase family protein: MTSIPKFTKKKKGKALIIEGGGMRGSFAGGVLSSMAPNYPPSKFDLIVAVSSGSCSSAYYVTEPNPSSEDIERALDIWRKELTGNHLISFWNLFRGKRILDQDYLIDHIFQEKVPIKSEVLKQKKTVPFYIVVSNFRTLEPEYIRATSQNLFPLLRAATSLPIATKGYGLLENSKYTDGGVLDPIPVEAVLSAGYKDITVILTKPMDFRLTPTSPLLGSLAFPKFPDMGKAFIEQRYRRYNRAMEILNDPPKGIRFEIIAPEKTLPAGRMTTNANLLNENVRLGIEIGKKVFPK, encoded by the coding sequence ATGACATCCATTCCCAAATTTACTAAAAAGAAAAAAGGCAAGGCTCTGATCATAGAGGGCGGGGGAATGAGAGGTTCCTTTGCAGGTGGAGTACTTTCATCCATGGCTCCGAATTATCCTCCGAGTAAATTTGATCTAATCGTTGCAGTCTCTTCCGGTTCTTGTTCTTCCGCGTATTATGTTACTGAACCGAATCCTTCCTCGGAAGATATCGAAAGAGCTTTGGACATTTGGAGAAAGGAATTAACAGGAAATCATCTTATCTCTTTTTGGAATCTGTTTCGAGGCAAAAGAATATTAGATCAAGATTATCTAATAGATCATATTTTCCAGGAGAAGGTGCCGATCAAATCGGAAGTTCTGAAACAAAAAAAGACGGTGCCTTTTTATATCGTAGTCAGTAATTTTAGGACCTTAGAGCCCGAATATATAAGAGCGACTTCCCAAAATCTTTTTCCACTTTTAAGGGCTGCTACTTCTTTACCTATCGCAACCAAAGGATATGGCCTTTTGGAAAATTCAAAATATACAGACGGTGGAGTTTTAGATCCGATCCCAGTCGAGGCAGTGTTGTCCGCTGGTTATAAGGATATTACGGTCATTCTTACAAAACCTATGGATTTCAGATTAACTCCTACAAGTCCTTTGTTGGGAAGTCTGGCATTTCCTAAATTTCCGGATATGGGAAAGGCTTTTATAGAACAAAGATATCGTCGTTATAACCGAGCCATGGAAATCCTGAACGATCCGCCTAAAGGGATCCGTTTTGAAATTATAGCTCCGGAAAAAACCCTTCCTGCAGGAAGAATGACCACAAATGCAAACCTACTCAACGAAAACGTTCGGTTAGGTATAGAGATTGGAAAGAAGGTTTTTCCTAAGTAA
- a CDS encoding transmembrane 220 family protein yields the protein MIFKIVSFLLAAYFVFAGVVQYNDPDPLHWMLLYFTSSLACILAAFDKDKLPLLYVVIGMAAIEIAATIDGFFDWLRTGNENLITAKMTDEKPYIELGREFLGAFISLVVIVWLWYRKRPNNSK from the coding sequence ATGATCTTCAAAATAGTTTCTTTTCTTTTAGCTGCTTATTTCGTTTTTGCAGGTGTAGTTCAGTATAACGATCCTGATCCATTACATTGGATGCTATTGTATTTTACTTCTTCATTAGCATGCATACTTGCGGCCTTTGATAAGGACAAACTTCCTTTGCTTTATGTGGTTATCGGTATGGCTGCAATTGAGATCGCAGCTACGATTGATGGTTTTTTTGATTGGTTAAGAACGGGGAACGAAAATCTGATCACCGCAAAGATGACCGATGAAAAACCTTATATAGAACTCGGAAGAGAATTTTTAGGGGCATTTATCAGTCTTGTAGTCATCGTTTGGCTTTGGTATAGAAAGCGTCCTAATAATTCTAAATAG